The Leptidea sinapis chromosome 36, ilLepSina1.1, whole genome shotgun sequence genomic interval aaggaggcgtattgcgtatttttatacaatctaattctagtaacgattattgtaatttttagagtcggtgtcatccaagataggtttgtaactacgtatgtatgtagttacaaacctatcctGGACACatcctctcgcctcctcacgactcaagcacatctcacccataactatatatagttataggtgaggaggcgagagcgggtcgtggcggaaggacaccgattccaaaaattacaataatcgaaactagaattagattaattaaatagattgtataaaaatacgcaattattttttatactttttagtgcatattatatctattgttttggaatagtgtttttgaagtcagttgttttttgttaaaatattttttttgtaaccaTGCCTAAAGGCATTCATCATAACCTTTTCAGGCACAGAAATAGCGTTGCCTTTTTTCGGAGGTGACAGCATATCCTGTCCACCTAGCGCAGCATCCATGATTCGTTTTGTTATGacaactatattttattaaataaaaaaaaaagataaataaataaagaaaacttgacaacaaacaaaaaatagccAGTCAGACCCGTcaccaaagagaatataatcactACGTTTCTGTCACTATAACCAATAGAtttttattggaacgaagttccttatcgcGCGTTGTGAAAGGGGGCTAGACGGAAAAAAATCTTACGAAAAGTTGTCACGACACTTTTTGCTATAGAAACTATTGTAAGCTGTGCGGTGTGCGCAtgtttctctgtctgtctgttatgaatggatattaaataataataatattttttattattatattaataataatattattaatttatttaataataaattaacaatttaattattaatatatatattaattattataagaaatgttataatataatattaagtatattaataatttttttataataatttatataaataatatatatatatatataatataaataattataatttaaaatgaaaatttcatttaatttaagtattaataattaattatattattaaaaaatacaatttaaaattaatatatataaaattttattacaatttcttcACTAATTAACcgaaaggaacttcgttccatcCGGGTGTCCCTTGACACCTCTCAACTTTTTGTAAAATTACTTACGTTTTTCTTCTATGCGCGAGCCAAATGTTTAGGGCTTCTATCTTATTGCCAGTGTCAGAGCAAAatttgcacaaaaaaaaatacattttaattttaggatgtattttatgctatattacaaagagaaaacgttatataatatttatttttatgtatttagactacactttatttttaaaatgatattttattatatttcgacACGCACAATGGACaaggttattatttttagtgagCAACACCATTATTgacatttttgatctcgaattattTAACCGactgtaaaaatattcattgaTAAACAAAATCGAATTTACCAAAGCAAAATAGAAATTACTAAGGTTGTTTTGTTGCCTATCACATATATTTCGTTCGTTACGTATAATACATTTTCTTGTAACCTCATACCTAGTTGCTACTTGCTCTTTTATTATGGAAAAGCATGACATAGAAATAGTTGCTGAACATTCGAACTTAACCACTATTGAAATTAATCCATCAGTCTCCGAAAATGTTGATTTGGAAAAGGAGACCAGCAATGACGATGTGAGCAACAGTATTCCACTTTTTGCACCCGATGACGGGcctaaaatatataacatcCAGGATGATTTCGTGACACCTCCACTTATTGCTTCCAATTTGCCTGAACTTTTTAATTCACTGCCAATTCATGGCCAACCAGAACCTGCAATAGACCTAAAAACATTTCAAGAAAATAAGATCAGGGAATTTGTGGGTAGGGAATTGCGTGATTGTGAATTCGAAAAATTAGTGGCTTTCTGCAAGTGAGTAcctatttgtattatttttttgtgacaaAGCCAGCCATATTTACCACTGCTGCTCATGATCAATGACACCCTTAACCATACTCCAAAAGAGAAAAACTTTCTACTTAGCACTCTTTATGCCTCCAATTCTCTTGACAATGACAGAAAAACACGACAACTCGCACTGTTAGAACTTGCCGCCGGAGGTCCAGTTCAGGCAGAAAACTGTTATCTTAGAGGGTCACGAGTTGATCAATGACCGACAGTTTGGCTATCACCATGGtgggtgatcttctggtattcCTAACACATAGGTGGGTGGTGGCTTTCAAGGGAGAAAGCCTGTCATTTAGTCTGGATATAGCAAAGTGTTGGTCTGGCAACATTCTATatgtattgctgtcatctctgacacaccacaaaataggatatcatcctcaccatcttcATTTCATGCATTTGGTTTTCCactaactttcttccacatacaatcAAACTAAGGAACAAGCTCATTTGTACTGTTTCCAGGATACAACatttcttaaaggccggtaacacTCCTGTGACTCCTGGTTTGCAGGAGAAATTAGTAAAGTTTTTCTGTTTGCATAAGCCATTTTGTCTCATAGGTGGAATAAGCTTGCCTTATAGAATTACTATATGTGCAATTggtttgtattaatattataagaataattgaAATCTTGCCATACTGCATTTATACAATGTCAATTTGGGATTAATGTGATGCTATTTTTCAGCCCCAAACATCTGCTAACTGGAAACGAAGTAAGAATGCCAACAGCTTATCCAACCACAGTTGCCTATTCATCACATGAAGATCAAAAAATTGATGATGATACCAACCTCAATATTCTGAAAAAGCTAAAAGTGAGAATCGATAATGACAGAAATAACCTCTATTCAAAAAGATTGAAGTACAGGGGTGTTAGAGTACTACCTCCGCCAAAAGATGTAagttccttaattttttttaaataaaataatatgtctgaTCTATTTAATCTAATCTAAGGTGATGACCTTAATTTTTAGGAAGACTCAACAGAGTCTGAACAATTATTGATGCCGGGAAAGGATGTATTATATCAAGTAAGGCTATATAGACCCTTCCACTGCTCACTAAAAGAGAGACAGGTAtgcatatatttattattgttactagAGTTATGGTACTATGATCTATTTCTATGAATGCACTCCTAATTTCTCATCTGGTACAAGTCTTTTCCTAATGTTAAGCCAAATCATTTAGAGATTCATTCATGTAGACCTTGACGGAAATTTGAAAATGATTGAGCCCAAATACAAAGAAGCAAGAAAATTACATAGTATTCATTACACTCTTTTGGATTGTTAAATATACATGCTCTGTCGAATTTCCGCAAGATTTCGATGGTACTAGAACAAGAATAAACTGGTGCCTACTCTCCACAGGCTATGAAAAGTGACTGACATGTTCGTGGGGCAAGGTATTTACAACTTGATACATATATCGGCAAGGTATTTACAACTTGATACATATATCCATTTCGAAGCTTCCTTTGAACAAATTTAACTTGACCATCACACAAAAATTATGCAACAAAGGCTACTATTATTTATACcaacaaatattaattagtacAAGTATGGAAGTCTCACTCGCAAAATCAGTTAAAGAAATAGAGACTCTTGCGTTCATGCAATAAGGTGTAAATCTGATCGCATAGCTCTACTAGCCTACATTTTTtgttcacctagaagttgcctctctttctatcgcatgACCCTTACCTCTTCTTACGACATTAGGGTTGCCATCTTTACCTacaactgtacctacctagtataaggtcatcttgtaaaaatagctcagttatttctataataaaataggtatgtaatcgtaatttttaattaatattcttcgttgtcaaacctacattagttgccaATAGTAATGAAGACCACTACATaatcaaacctacttagtataaaggaaataaataggtagccaTCATgcatggtaatttcattataataataatgactttaaattagattgtttcagcgtctttaggaagcttaataaattgaaatttggaTCACAATGACCTATAATATGCTTTGCTAGTtaatgtttctccatttttaaaatatcggtcgCATCTGTAAAGTGGGTGACATCAAATCGCGCGTGTGCGTCAgtgctcgctcgtgagtccctactacCTGGGCCTACGCTGTAGAGGACGCCGCACGTAATTACGATTTCGTATACCTAAACGCGTAGTGAGACAGGCCTGACTATACCATTAAAGACTTCTTGAATCACAAACAAGTGTGGAAGTAAACTGCTCAGCACAAAATAGGCAACCATAAATAATTCTAATACATCCATCTTACTTGGAGATGTTGACAAAAATGTCGTAACTCGTCTTTTATGTTGTGAAgcaattatgtaattatatttcaGGGTTTCCGTTACACCGTGTTCAGCAATGACTTGGTGTTATTAGGGCGGCATTATCTCTCCGATTTACGGGACCGCATCAGTTGCCCCAACGATTCAGCTGCCAACGTGGACGTGTCGGAGAACCCGGATGAAATCCCGGCCGCCTGCTCCAAGGTAACCTGCAGGTGCGGGGATTTGGGAAAAATaataggtttatttatttattcatattcaccagtggtaattacaatattacatttttaattatgctCAGTTACaaaggtcttattactaaaaGCATTACCTTGTAAGGAGAATACCGCATGCGAAAATTTGCGtgaaatagttatttaaaatttgtataaattataaaacagcCGTTCTATTGTATTCTATGTATGCTCAAtaaattgatgtcatagcacaaTGTCTTgtaatacatggggcacactaaaagttttgcacttctgtTAATCGTATTGTAATAGTAATCGTCTGGtatttgaacaattttttttcttagtaattaaaaaaaaacaattggcgggaaatcctttgtcaattattttttatcacacatcaaatttctacgtacgcaacgcaAATGGGATAAGTGGAAAATATTTTagagtgataattttttatgattttaaaagttctctctctcagCAAGACTGCCGCTCGTCTTCTAAATGCTTTTGGttagaagcaccttgcttgagcaccgtgaggcgatggtttgctgaatttgagagaggtagggtttctttacatgacgaatttcgtgaagggcggcttTCAACTGctgtcaacgaaaataatgtggctactgttaagcggctaattgaagaaaatccGCGGATTACTTATGAGACAATACGAGGACTATTGgagattggtatgagccaaattcagaaaattttacacgacgaattgaaagttcggaaactttgatgtcgttggatccctcatgaactgacagcgggctcgggtggaatggtgctcacagatgctaatgaagtacgaccacggacattctaatgctgtttataacattgtcacaggagacgaaatgtggatttattgttttgaacccgaaaaaaaacagcattCTTGTgttgtttgaaaatgagaacaggccaacaaatgtgaggcaggcgagaaacgttggtaaaaaaatgatcgcattttttttcttagctatgggtcccatctgcacaattccacttgaagatcaaaagagtgttaatgccaagtagaattctaccatttgttaacccagggtgttaaaaaagttcgcgaaagacgaccaaaaagccgcttTCTCCATCATGataacgcttcttcacacacgaccaaaaaaactaagtcatttttagcttccgaaaaagtacaactcgtcaccctctgatttctgtattttccccaaaatcaaagatttgatgagaggtttcacttttaccaattccgaagaggcagtgatagcggtcaatcagcacgtagaaaacatgccttcagatctgtggtcctcctgttttaaaaaatggttcgatcccatgaatttttttttaaaatgtaaaggagagtattttgaaaagcaataaacataatattttttgttataacatgttgtCATTTTAAGTTTCGCAAAACAATTTTTGTATTGTCTTTTTAAATTTCGCAGTATAAGAGTaggtaatgaataaataatgtcGTTAGGATATCTTCCCGTCGTCGTTCCTGTTCATTAGCAACACGTTCTACGTGGACGAGCGGCCCGGCTGCAAGGACATCAGCCGCGTGGTCCGTGACTGGGCCGAGCGGAAGAAGATCGGGCGCTTCCTTACGCGCAGCATGAACACCACACGTCTCCGGGACGTCGACGTCAGACTGGGGCATCCTGACGTGAGTTACATTCTCATCACTTGACAGTTGACACTAGGTTACACCGAGGACGATTTCATTTGAACTTCGAGATGTGGTGACAGTTACAAACAATAGCATAAATGTGaaattcttatttattaacGCTGATTTGTTCCGCTATGTATATAGCGCGCATAATGTTTCTGGAACTGGGCACTTTCATAATCAtgtctcttttttttatatcttttcgGCATCACTCTTTTCTTTCAAGCAAAACTTGACACGTGGCCACTGTGACCATATGCGATATCGtgtttagaatagaataataatatcgtATTGCAATAACACTTgataaacgtcatgaagctatatcagttcgtaaaggggctatgagacggggagaagaactgataagaaagtcccagcccatcttttaaatcatataacaacttatcttatttaatataatattttaggtggcctgcgcaggaCCAGACAATAACCATGCATCATTaccctctatataatctactatattataataagccttccttgtcaaagaagctttagataatatatttcttgaatttgtgcttaTTAAGTCCAAGTTAGTTAAGTTGTCGCGTCGACGTGTCAGTCTGGGCGATAGTACAGCTATAGCATCGTTCGACTGCCAGCACTTTTAAAATATGCCAATCGAGCATTTTGTAGGGAATTTCTTAGCTTATAAGTGCATCCATGGATGTATTTGACTGAAGGGTAGTGGCAATATGGAACCAGTCACTGAGCCCCGCCTCGCCAGTTCATCCGCTGCAGTATTACCCAATGAACCATCGTGTTTCTTTATCTAATGTAGAGTCACTCCTGATGGCAGATACGTATACTAAAGGATTAACTGTGCGTTATTTCAATCTTTTGTTTTCACTGCAAACTGATGAGGTCGGTTAACTAAAGCCAATagatgaaacatttttttataaaaattactatgTATTCTGAACATATACAATTTTTCACGGTGAAATGAATAGCTGCGTGCAAGAGAGGCGGTTTAGTTCATACTGTTGCATTTAAATCGCGTAGACAGAAGCGGcaataatatttgaatgtgTTGTTGGTGCCTCTTTAAGTCCAGTGATCTGATCCAGCGGGCGCCTTGCAGGTGTTCGTGCACCAGGGCAACTGCGAGCACCTGCTGACGTTCTCGGTGGTGCGCCTGCTGTCCGCCATGGACGTGCTGCGTCCGTCGCTGTACCCGCACCACACGCAGCTCACCAGCTCGCAGACCGTGTACTGCGCGTCGTGCGCCGAGTTCGCGAGCACGTGGCTGGTGGGCGGCTGCGAGCGCGTGCCCTTCGACCCCACGTTCTTCTGCGACACGTGCTTCCGCCGCTACCTCTACAAGGACGGCAAGAAGATCTGCGAGTTCAAGGCCTTCGCCTACAAGGGCTACTTCGACTTCAACGTGCTCAAGCCGATGGCGCGGTAACCCGCTGCCGCCCAGCCTACAATCCTCATCATTTGGATGTATTGTGGTCATCCACACGTTTTTATCGGACAGGAGAAGCGAACACGCCACCTCATGGTAGTCTCACGAAAGGAAATACAAAAGCTGTTAACCCGCCAGCACTCGCGCCTCAAGAAATTACATCAGCACTCGCGTGTAGAGCATTTTGCTCACGtttatgaatgtcaataaaTGCAAGTTTTaccaaaaatatgaataaaaaaatattttattaaataaaatacacattatttattctacaaaatatatattgaaaaatttaacaatattaatcttttttattttaattaacaatcATAGGAACTAATTTGCCAGTCTTGTAAGGCAGTCTTAcggaaaaaatgaaaaaaaaaattaaaaataaaaaacttctaaactaagtataaataattaatcttcGTCATATACGCGAGCTTTACACATATCACATAATGTACGACTATGCTCGgtacataaaaatttttgaCAATAAATGCAGCTCTTTTTGGTCTTGCGATTTTTGCGTCTTGGGCAAACCGCGCAGATACCACTTGGTTTTTCTTCTTCTGGTAACTCAGATTCTGGTACAAAACGTTTGATCACTTGCTGCAGAGGATATGAAATATTTTGGAAGGTGCTTCTTCTTTGGATATGTGGCTGTATTAGTTGAAGAGCTAGTTGTTTCAAGTAGTCTCTGCGCGTGATGATTATACccgtattttctttgtaaatgaTTTGACTGTTGATTCCGGCTATGTTTAGGATCGTGAAAAATAATCTCAGCGGCCATCTACATGCCACTCTTGCCACAGAATACTCTTCTTTTAGTCGATCACAACATCAACACCTCCTttcgttttattataaaaggtgATAATTTCGGGTTTCGCGTTAGTTCCAGTAGTTGGATCGATTCGGTCGTCGTTATGAAGTGTACTTATCataagaacatttttttaattctttttgttTGGTACGTAAGACACCAGAACCTTGCTCTTATGAAAACCAAAGATACTACTAGGTTTTGGTCTTTGTTTGATGTCGAGAAAAAATGGTGGAATTTCCCTTTTATTTTTCCTAAGTGTACCAACGATAGTAGTCCGTGCAGCTAGTAATTCATCGGCCAGTGGAAtcgatgtaaaataattgtcagCCGTAATATTTCTGCCTGTATTCAAAATATCTTGTGATAAAAGGTTCACCACTGCAGATGCAGTATTATCATATTTGTGTGGACCGTTCGGTTGCTTTCCCGGGtaaatttttaagttacttGTATAAAAATTCTTTGAATCACACAAAGCATATACTTTTATACCATACTTAGCTGGTTTGTTTGCTATATACATGCGGAATTTGCATCGTCCTCGGAACGATTCGAGCATTTCATCTATAGTGACGTTCTCTCCTACTTGGTAATTGGCTCGGCACTTTGCGATAAAAGATTCGAATAATTCACGAATTGGAGCAATATTGTCATACTTTGACCTTTCGGAGCGGGAGTTTATGTCATCGAACCTTATAGCTCTCATCAACAAAAGGAACCTATTGCGACTCATAGCAGCTCTAAAAATATCAGGTGCCGTGCCATCTTTGTCCCACATCTCTTTCAAATTTAAGTGATTCATCTTTTTTATACCAGCCATGTACAAAATACCAATAAAGGCTTTTAGTTCTACAATATCAATCTCTTTGCAATCTCTCTCCCTTGAGAATTGGTCCTTGATTTTTCTAATGTGGATATTTGTAAAGCGAACTATATCAGTCAGCATTTCTTCACTCACAAAGAGGAGAAAACAATCCATTATAGTGTTAGCATTTTTAGCCACTGGTTTTACCCCTGGTTGTTTTTCGACAATGTTGTGAGCTCTTGTTCTCACATTGGAACGAAGTGGATTATAGGTCCATTTTGTACACCCATCTTTGCCTAAGTAACACAGCTGATTGCCCAGTGAAATTGAAGAAACCTCACCTTCTACTTCCGATGACGATTGTTCGGTGTTAGTAGAATGATGACTGTGCTCACTGTCTCTATCGCTTTCAATATCATCGGCTCTAAAAGACGGGTCCTCAATGTCTTCTAAATCTTCCTCCATCAACCATGGAAAAACTTGTTCGTCTCTTTGATCACGATCCATCTATAATAGAAATACATAATAGATTACTATTTCAGTAatgtaaaatcataatattacataaaagtaGCAGTTAAACTGTCtttaagatgaaaaaaaattaagtcatgAGTAAAAAAAAGGAGGTACTTACGTCGATACCCGCGCGATGAGCAAAACGCCGCCTGATGGTACACGGCGTAACAAACCACCTCGTCCAAGTGACTGGCGCACACTGGCGAGAAGTGAACTGCATACAGGGGTGGGGGACGGAATAAAACACAGCTACCAAATGAACGATGTACGTACGAATAAATTTGACAAAATGGCGCGTGTTTTAAATTTGCTGTGAGCAAAATGCTCATAGCGCGAGTGCTCGCGGGTTAATATTGGTGGGACTTGGAAACACCCCTACACACGACctaatggttcgagctgatacgaTACTGACACTTATGGGCAATAGAATGTCTCGTATAATTGGCGAGTTGGAGGCACGCAGCTTGTTCGTACCCAATTTGGTTACCACATTGCGATTTTTAGGGACCTTTCTTCACATACAAACAAACTGAATGTCCCTTGAcgatgtttccaggacgataggACATGAGTACCTCCGAAATACGCTTATGGAAAGTCATCGACGTACCTGTAAAGCTTCAGTTGTGGTCATTTATCAACAACGAGTTTATTTCATTCCATAAAGGGAGTATTATTGGAAACTTTATATCGTTTTATAAATCGCAGTAATTAATCGTACCTAAATCCGAACTAGTGCGCACTCTCCTGATCTAAGAATGCTTACAATAGGTAATGACAGATTTGTTTTCTTCTTTAATAATGTTGATACAcgtttactattttattattaatttttatagatcTGCTTACAATTACGCCCGAAAAAGCTCAGTGTCATGGCGGCCGGTTATGACGTCACGCTTCAGAAATCAATGATAGGGCGTAATATTGCCTACAGTAAAACTTCAAGCGAAGCGGTGCATCATTacaatgtttatatttatattaaagcacgttcgtttttttaaattctttcattatagattttttcttaaaaccatcctttaattctttattagtGTCACAACCCCAGTGAGGATACGAATATTTTTCATCAACTTTGTTAAATCTTATTGCGAATACCTTTCAAAACTTCATCATGCTAAagcaaaaaacattaaataaatgcGAAAACTTGCAAAAATAAATAGCTGTAAAATTGATATTAAAAGAATTGCAAGAAATAATATCTagtggttttattttaaattactccCTACATATATAGAAATTCGTAGTACTAACTCtcagttataaatattatcttaccAACCAATGTGGAATGAGATTTTTTGCAGGAGAAattgggtggcggtgatcatttaacattcGTTGACCCATACACTAGGTGTGATATCAAGAACAAAGATTGTAATAAATCAATCAAACACGTACCCAcgtacctaataataataatattggctCTTGGCCACAACCTAGGCAGAGCCTGTACTGTGGGTAACAGTAATATATTCTATGCCCCCGAAGTAGGTATTGTAAAAGCTCGTGAGACCTCGAGATATTTTTTGGTAGCTAATTCTATTGTTTTTTCGTAAATATTACAACTAGATCGAAAATAAGACATATCCACTCGTCATACAATTATGTCATAGACAATTAAGAGTCCATATTCTAAAAGAAATTAAGTTGGAATCATGTCTTGAATATTGATTGACATTTCATAAGGCtcctatgtaatttttttttaaatctgatataCAGAAATGGCttgctgaaaataaaataccattTTGATTATTGAACTACTATACTTTGTTTAAGAGAATAAATCAGCACCTTTATATGAAGCAGAAGAACTGTTGAAACAGTAAGGTCATGAAGTGAGAAAATTACCTCCTTATCACTGTGACCTCAATGCTATTgaatttcaaagaaaaattgCCAGCAGAAATTTAGGAGTGGACCACGAAAAAAGAgcagtaaataaaatactgttcttCAGAGGTAACTCCAGAAGACTGAAAAAAGTATACAGATCACGAAATAAATGTAGAAGATTAATATAAAGAGAGGGGATAGGATTTCAGGTACTGCATTTGAACCGCTTATATGCCGCTCGGATGATATTTATTGGAATTAAATATTTGGAATCTGATTTTGTTTATGAAACcgaataataatgaatattagaAAATTTGATTAATAATTCCCTTTTTACTAAAACAAACATTACCTTTTGTTTACCTTGTCAATGAATTATTACAAGACAAGAAAACTCAGAAACAATCAAAGTATCAAAAcgaattttacataatttttcagTTTTGCGagcccaatttttttttatttcccgcTATTTCGACTGCCACGACCCGCTGGCCAGactataaagttatacctaggaataaaccaataatatgtaaaatgtttacgtTTTGCATATGATTGTTTATTTTCGGACGTAtaatgtttcccgcgtttatttgcaaggctgcttgacattcggaaaacttcagaattatcattgtattggcagtgttgtcagcgatatagtaaacattttgaatatccttggtttattatcaggtataactttatccAAGTTTACTTGTAAGGCCGTATTTGTGTACATGTGTTAATTTGTAAGCTGATCTAGCGTCGGGAATATCTTTTAGGTTAAGGCCTTCCAGCCTACAATAATTTACGTGAATTGGAAAATA includes:
- the LOC126975586 gene encoding uncharacterized protein LOC126975586 isoform X3; this encodes MEKHDIEIVAEHSNLTTIEINPSVSENVDLEKETSNDDVSNSIPLFAPDDGPKIYNIQDDFVTPPLIASNLPELFNSLPIHGQPEPAIDLKTFQENKIREFVGRELRDCEFEKLVAFCNPKHLLTGNEVRMPTAYPTTVAYSSHEDQKIDDDTNLNILKKLKVRIDNDRNNLYSKRLKYRGVRVLPPPKDEDSTESEQLLMPGKDVLYQVRLYRPFHCSLKERQGFRYTVFSNDLVLLGRHYLSDLRDRISCPNDSAANVDVSENPDEIPAACSKVTCRISSRRRSCSLATRSTWTSGPAARTSAAWSVTGPSGRRSGASLRAA
- the LOC126975586 gene encoding snRNA-activating protein complex subunit 3 isoform X1 produces the protein MEKHDIEIVAEHSNLTTIEINPSVSENVDLEKETSNDDVSNSIPLFAPDDGPKIYNIQDDFVTPPLIASNLPELFNSLPIHGQPEPAIDLKTFQENKIREFVGRELRDCEFEKLVAFCNPKHLLTGNEVRMPTAYPTTVAYSSHEDQKIDDDTNLNILKKLKVRIDNDRNNLYSKRLKYRGVRVLPPPKDEDSTESEQLLMPGKDVLYQVRLYRPFHCSLKERQGFRYTVFSNDLVLLGRHYLSDLRDRISCPNDSAANVDVSENPDEIPAACSKDIFPSSFLFISNTFYVDERPGCKDISRVVRDWAERKKIGRFLTRSMNTTRLRDVDVRLGHPDVFVHQGNCEHLLTFSVVRLLSAMDVLRPSLYPHHTQLTSSQTVYCASCAEFASTWLVGGCERVPFDPTFFCDTCFRRYLYKDGKKICEFKAFAYKGYFDFNVLKPMAR
- the LOC126975586 gene encoding snRNA-activating protein complex subunit 3 isoform X2, giving the protein MCNCPKHLLTGNEVRMPTAYPTTVAYSSHEDQKIDDDTNLNILKKLKVRIDNDRNNLYSKRLKYRGVRVLPPPKDEDSTESEQLLMPGKDVLYQVRLYRPFHCSLKERQGFRYTVFSNDLVLLGRHYLSDLRDRISCPNDSAANVDVSENPDEIPAACSKDIFPSSFLFISNTFYVDERPGCKDISRVVRDWAERKKIGRFLTRSMNTTRLRDVDVRLGHPDVFVHQGNCEHLLTFSVVRLLSAMDVLRPSLYPHHTQLTSSQTVYCASCAEFASTWLVGGCERVPFDPTFFCDTCFRRYLYKDGKKICEFKAFAYKGYFDFNVLKPMAR